The proteins below are encoded in one region of Thioalkalivibrio sp. K90mix:
- a CDS encoding LysM domain-containing protein: MLGVNGKEPLTEASEESAAEGPAPAEDLTIAEIIEALQEGDTEHADRALDRFLEGEPEHRVARSLRAQLDADPVEELGEASFEHTVESGETLGQLARRYLGDANRFLILARYNDIERPSRLLAGQRLRIPETAPREASTADRETLDEQLAALGGQDDEDAYLRAIEADLEAGRYAEAREGLQHAREQSGNGRWGRRLAALEHEVEGRYWEQRGNQARDADDTGAALTAYDRALEADSGRDAARDAREELREQRKEELHSAAIRRYRNQDLEEAIALWDEALELDPEFEAARGYRLRALELQRRLERLGHSEDGAS; this comes from the coding sequence ATGCTCGGAGTCAACGGAAAGGAACCGCTCACCGAGGCGTCAGAAGAGTCCGCTGCAGAAGGCCCCGCGCCAGCGGAAGACCTGACCATCGCGGAGATCATCGAGGCCCTGCAGGAAGGGGACACGGAACACGCCGATCGGGCACTGGACCGGTTTCTCGAAGGCGAGCCCGAGCACCGGGTTGCCCGCAGTCTGCGCGCGCAGCTGGATGCGGACCCGGTCGAAGAACTTGGCGAGGCATCGTTCGAACATACGGTAGAGTCTGGCGAAACGCTGGGACAGCTGGCCCGGCGGTATCTCGGCGACGCCAATCGTTTCCTGATCCTGGCGCGTTACAACGACATCGAGCGGCCGTCGCGGCTACTGGCAGGGCAGCGCCTGCGCATCCCGGAAACCGCCCCGCGCGAGGCGAGCACCGCCGATAGGGAAACACTCGACGAGCAATTGGCGGCCCTGGGCGGGCAGGACGACGAGGATGCCTACCTGCGCGCCATCGAGGCCGACCTGGAAGCCGGCCGGTATGCGGAGGCGCGAGAAGGGCTCCAGCACGCGCGCGAGCAGAGCGGTAACGGCCGCTGGGGCCGACGGCTGGCGGCGCTGGAGCACGAAGTGGAGGGGCGGTACTGGGAGCAACGCGGGAACCAGGCACGCGATGCGGACGACACCGGCGCCGCACTGACCGCCTATGACCGGGCGCTGGAGGCCGACTCCGGGCGCGATGCGGCCCGGGACGCGCGCGAGGAACTGCGCGAGCAACGCAAGGAAGAGCTACATTCGGCCGCGATCCGGCGTTACCGCAACCAGGACCTGGAAGAGGCAATCGCCCTTTGGGACGAGGCGCTGGAGCTGGACCCGGAGTTCGAGGCCGCACGCGGATACCGCCTGCGGGCCCTGGAACTGCAGCGCCGCCTGGAGCGGCTGGGGCACTCGGAAGACGGCGCTTCCTGA
- a CDS encoding PP2C family serine/threonine-protein phosphatase, with amino-acid sequence METAVAQEIGGRREQQDAAGVWACPGARCALLVVADGMGGHADGAQAARMAIATAERLWNECDGRPEDPAALLERLFRETQAALYNPGAAAGDQPGTTLVALYVGPERAWWAHCGDSRLYHFEGGRLVTRTRDHTRVQALLDAGEIREEDMATHPEQNQLLQALGVVDPVRVDHGETPLTPDSRFLLCSDGYWEQLSPEESARWMGQPGFQAACTKAAALAAQRGGGHGDNVAIAAWRAQGVDTPDRHHLLAAIRPTLLGALLLLAVLAILFWPLD; translated from the coding sequence ATGGAGACCGCAGTAGCCCAGGAAATCGGCGGGCGGCGCGAGCAGCAGGACGCAGCCGGTGTATGGGCCTGCCCGGGTGCCCGCTGCGCGTTGCTGGTCGTCGCGGATGGCATGGGCGGGCACGCAGACGGCGCACAGGCGGCCCGAATGGCGATCGCCACCGCCGAGCGCCTGTGGAACGAATGTGACGGTCGCCCGGAGGACCCGGCGGCACTCCTGGAGCGTCTCTTTCGCGAGACGCAGGCCGCCCTGTACAACCCCGGCGCGGCAGCCGGCGACCAGCCCGGGACCACGCTGGTGGCGCTGTATGTCGGGCCGGAGCGGGCCTGGTGGGCCCACTGCGGCGACAGCCGTCTGTATCACTTCGAAGGGGGGCGCCTGGTCACCCGCACACGGGACCACACGCGGGTGCAGGCGCTGCTGGATGCCGGCGAGATCCGCGAAGAAGATATGGCAACCCACCCCGAACAGAACCAGCTCCTGCAGGCCCTGGGTGTAGTGGATCCGGTACGGGTGGACCATGGCGAGACCCCGCTGACACCCGACAGCCGCTTCCTGCTGTGCTCCGATGGGTACTGGGAACAGCTGAGCCCCGAGGAAAGTGCTCGATGGATGGGCCAGCCGGGGTTTCAGGCCGCCTGTACCAAGGCGGCCGCCCTCGCGGCACAGCGCGGCGGCGGGCATGGCGACAATGTGGCCATCGCCGCCTGGCGTGCACAAGGTGTGGACACGCCGGATCGCCACCACCTGCTTGCCGCCATCCGGCCGACGCTACTGGGGGCCCTGCTACTGCTCGCCGTCCTTGCAATCCTCTTCTGGCCTCTGGACTGA
- the pyrE gene encoding orotate phosphoribosyltransferase, with translation MTAHAFLDYALERDVLRFGEFTLKSGRTSPYFFNAGLFNRGSDLVRLGEFYAQAIVDSGVAFDLVFGPAYKGIPLAAAVTEALYRDHDMDRPWAFNRKEAKDHGEGGNIVGAPLAGRVLIVDDVITAGTAIRESVELIRAAGATPVAVAIALDREERGRGARSAIQEVEDELGLEVVRVARLGDLVQMLEQTGRAPEHLEALRAYRSEYGV, from the coding sequence ATGACCGCCCATGCCTTTCTCGACTATGCCCTGGAACGCGACGTCCTGCGCTTTGGCGAGTTCACACTGAAGTCGGGGCGGACAAGCCCGTATTTCTTCAATGCCGGCCTGTTCAACCGGGGCTCCGATCTCGTGCGCCTGGGCGAGTTCTACGCGCAGGCCATCGTCGATTCCGGCGTCGCCTTCGATCTGGTGTTTGGCCCGGCGTACAAGGGCATCCCGCTGGCCGCGGCCGTCACCGAGGCGCTCTACCGCGACCACGACATGGATCGCCCCTGGGCCTTCAACCGCAAGGAGGCCAAGGATCATGGCGAGGGCGGCAACATCGTGGGGGCACCGCTGGCCGGGCGCGTGCTGATCGTGGACGACGTGATCACCGCCGGCACGGCCATCCGTGAATCGGTGGAGCTGATCCGCGCGGCGGGCGCCACGCCGGTGGCGGTGGCCATTGCCCTGGATCGCGAAGAGCGTGGCCGTGGCGCGCGCTCGGCGATCCAGGAGGTCGAGGACGAACTGGGCCTGGAGGTCGTGCGCGTGGCCCGGCTGGGGGACCTGGTGCAGATGCTGGAGCAGACCGGCCGCGCCCCCGAGCACCTCGAGGCCCTGCGCGCCTACCGCTCCGAATACGGCGTCTGA
- a CDS encoding PDC sensor domain-containing protein, whose product MTELKKAIEHQREYLEARLQEPLAEIAARISTAWPRREALDSILEEAIRQIPEATFVYALNTEGIQLSDNISRSGVLPEHFGRDRSQRPYMKEAVPAAGFLLSEAYISLLGRRPSLTALQLVRDENGTALGFLGADFDLRNLPDLSEDLYEEPNEWRQIKGDPSIRGTLFLQSRTESLMDQHIDTALAILEELFTERGVFQGVFHFSSSRATLWTTEDPYRYRILTHESLADPDVCLAFPHEPYPEEALIPKEAMGRVLEGLKALRFADETIYLRSASVNLFNGMVSLTFSCDGSHYMTWDDFLGRSIDFWIGATG is encoded by the coding sequence ATGACGGAACTGAAAAAAGCCATCGAGCACCAGCGCGAGTATCTGGAAGCCCGGCTACAGGAGCCGCTGGCCGAAATCGCCGCCCGTATAAGCACGGCCTGGCCACGACGCGAGGCACTGGATTCGATCCTGGAAGAGGCGATCCGGCAGATCCCGGAAGCCACATTTGTCTATGCCCTGAACACCGAGGGCATCCAGCTCTCGGACAACATCTCGCGCAGCGGGGTGCTGCCGGAGCACTTCGGGCGCGACCGCTCGCAGCGTCCTTACATGAAGGAGGCGGTGCCGGCTGCGGGCTTTCTGCTGTCAGAGGCCTACATCAGCCTGCTCGGGCGGCGCCCGTCGCTCACCGCACTACAGCTGGTACGCGACGAGAACGGCACGGCACTCGGGTTCCTGGGTGCGGACTTCGACCTGCGCAACCTGCCGGACCTGTCGGAGGATCTTTACGAAGAACCCAATGAGTGGCGCCAGATCAAGGGCGACCCGTCGATCCGCGGGACGCTGTTCCTGCAGAGCCGCACCGAGAGTCTGATGGACCAGCACATCGACACCGCGCTGGCCATCCTGGAGGAACTGTTCACCGAGCGCGGCGTATTTCAGGGTGTGTTCCATTTCTCCAGCTCTCGAGCGACGCTCTGGACCACCGAGGACCCCTACCGCTACCGCATCCTGACCCACGAGTCGCTGGCCGACCCCGATGTCTGCCTCGCCTTCCCCCACGAGCCCTACCCGGAGGAAGCGCTGATCCCGAAGGAGGCCATGGGCCGCGTGCTCGAAGGGCTCAAGGCCCTGCGCTTTGCCGACGAGACCATCTACCTGCGCTCGGCCTCGGTGAACCTGTTCAATGGCATGGTCAGCCTGACCTTCTCCTGCGACGGCTCCCACTACATGACCTGGGACGACTTCCTCGGCCGCTCCATCGACTTCTGGATCGGCGCCACCGGGTAG